taacaccccagcttaacatgaccacaatattgtccgttttgcccgtaggcgcacggctttttcttggcgaccacacacaagaagcactttcccaggaggtcacacatcctggtagtgctctcgcccgagcacgcttaaccacaacgtactcgcacttctactcagcctgtgatcccaaaacgtgttgtgtcatttaagcgtaagtattaccttataatctcatgatcactcatgttcgtgggcgatgtgggatttgcctagggtgttacacgggctacaggtgcggctcatggtacgagatcaatctggaattctacacatctgtgtggaggtagccccggtaattcttctggaactactccgggatattctcttacaaccggcatgtcatcaatgcttctttcttcagtatcgatcttctttacgtgtgccagaatatcataacaaccttttcttataagtttcttggccttcatacagctgataaagttcagctttgagttgctcttctccccataaatcattaatgacgtttcatccttacgaggaatgcggattgctttctcagcgcaaacaacttccgctcttgttttggacatccagtccatgccaatgattacgtcaaaacttcctaattctatgggtatcaaatcaattttgaaggtttcaccagcgagatttatttcgcaaccatggcaaattttatctgcttttatcagtttaccattagctaattcaatagtatatttatcgtctagaggcaatgatgcacattttagtttagaactaaagtctttacacatataacttctatcagtacccgtatcaaacataatagaagctagttgattattaacgataaacgtacccgtgacaagattaggatcctcacgtgcttcactggtactaacattaaatgccctcccacgtgcgggttctttgttcttctccttatcagggaattgatttataaagtgaccagactttctgcatccaaaacatttcttgacatcggtcggttttgtctttacttcagaaacggtggcataacaatattTCGCCACatatcctttcttgttgcacttatcacagaccacttggcaataacctgcatgatgtgtgtaacatcttttacagaacggatgaggtcccttatagtttggacttgcagttgccccatcttgtttacctttaaaagtttcttgtttcttcaggtgagtacttttgcccttatagtcttcccatttcctctttccttcagttgtcttgacttcggtaattggtgccttaatcgaactctctgtgatctggtccatgagttggtgtgccattgtcatggcttcctgcatcgtattcggtttggacgatgtaacatttcctttgatattgatcgataaaccgtcaatatacatttctatctttcgtttctcgtttggcaccaattcgggacacaacaaggctagttccatgaaacgcttttcatagttattgagattcgcgctgataaccttcagattacgtaactcagattccatgtttctgatctcgtttcgaggacagtactcctcgattagcatctttttcagttcttcccaagagatatcatatgtcgtatctattccttctgctttagcataattgttccaccaagtaagtgcaccgtcttgcaacgtgcatgaagcatactttgacttgtatccatccgcacaattactgattttgaaaacggactccatcttttcaaaccatcgggttagaccgactggtccctcggttccactaaacgtctgtggtttgcatccttgaaaagttttgtatgagcatccgtttcgtgagtttgtgtttacggctgctgctttggctgctgcttcggctgttgcttttgctgcctcagctgcagcaattctttcattcacacgtttctcgactagttcctcaaactcagcatctgacatttgagacatgtttcttcaataaacacaatagagataatttaatcatatagaatattataggtaaaatgagttgtcaatagttaatcgtagcatattaataatatgaaccaattattataaaagctttttcttcttattagcattttataattatttctagggtattacctacccgttaagttcatacataatagctagtacaaggaattaactactaaaatcctaataatattccactatgaaaaattatagcgagttactacgttattatgtaataataataataagaagtagtaataatacaaataatcattccatgcatttattattaataaaccaaaataatacaataccatacaataccgatattttacatatgcttattttacataacaagatagagtagcacacataagcaatagaatagcgcgtggaagatttatggttgcgaggtcgtttattcagaactatcagaaacttcttcccatttggttctctctgccaattgtttgtgtgcacatggtccgacagacattctggcagtgtatttaattttttgttggggttttgaggtacccgttgcctcagtaggtttaatacaataagggtggttacggattgaATGGTcccgttcctttttaataattaaggacattttattattgtggttgtttttattatctatagcaagttggaatttctccttagtgacttcttttatttcattagcgaaatcctcctcctcactgatctcgtctgatgacgaactatctgagtcatgtgtaggagaatatgatgacgaactgtctgcatcctgtgtacgagaatatgtaccggtggtcatgaaccgaaatctgccaggcgtaatattcacaacccgcccgtcggcggtgtatctggcccaatgtccatgttcgtttagaaatggacgattctcgtttactccagggatcatgggtccatgccaacgatattgtggctccggaaaactagagccgggtggagctgggacctcctctggtttaccgggagttgagattccccggctaacacaatttcttctttaataggtattggaacgcccttttcagttgtggatataatagattcagtgtccgattccgagtcgtacaaaatgataggattagaagaagtcatctatcacataattgaaacaacaattacgttagcatataaatatatcacatataatgtttttgaccaaatgataagcaaaaatcagtaaaaacagatatggtcatagtacagactcactaatacatcctaacaattaccagttaaacacactaatgtaatttctggttccctataacctcaagctcggataccaactataacgacccgtcaaaatcgctattgacgcggcacgttaatcattgattccacagtgaggttttgacctctatatgatacgttttgataaaatattgcattcattaaaataagtgactttctaaacatagaaagttataaacatgtggacgagtgcttaggtataagaaaaaccccaaaatacataagtctttaatttacaggttgacatcacagtccaattatttattacacaacgcagttttattttgaatgcaataaactttgtacaaagcatgagagactccatgcaggcaacaagcacatcacggcggaagcagtctaaggacctgagaataaaacatgctaaaaagtcaacacgaatgttggtgagttataggtttaattgctcgagtcataaacatatataaagatagaccacaagatttcatcaaaagtttatcaatagattctacgtaacagagcaccctggtaactaaacttaacgctatagtgataattaccccattcgttttaatacacgcaaatcaacgtgtcttaaactcaataacatacgtccgttaaaaggctagcgctctagctcgaacagggatgtcaagccctatggatccatatacaattattcgcgcccaccagtccatatactatgtactggcagctactagttaccaaagctaagggattttcggtttaactcagtgtagaatttagtatgtacttgtgtcttattgcgtttaaaataaattgcatgtattctcagcccaaaaatatttaaagtatttaaaaagggagactataaactcacggttcaatattgagattcaatattgtaggcaaattgcgtagacgtaatgatggtaaacgactgtatggttggccttggactcaagaacaataccccgaacaatacccaatatttccttagtttaaaacggtttgaaacccgaattaaaaacaccctcgtatataccttattattattaaacttaaatttaaaattataattataatttaaatataaatattgaggcgTAGATCAATATTTGTGTGATTCTTCCAAACGAGCAAACtagcgtatttataatactttttcatttcctgtagctcatgcgatcgcatgagttttcagtgtttttgccatgcgatcgcatggccgccttttccgttttttttttttgctagttcgtcgacatcaaatagtgtttactgtagcaaatagtgcttaCTGTAGCAAATAGAGTTTATacagtagcaaatagtgtttactgtagcaattcactgtagcaaagtcgttttcactgtatcactgtagcaaaatacggtttcactgtagcaaatagtgttttactgtagcaaagtcgtttttacagtagcaattagtgttttacttgtacatcttataatatatatatatatatatatatatatatatatatatatatatatatatatatatatatatatatatatatatatatatatatatatatatatatatatatatgtatgtatatatatatattaaatcatatagagaatgggtttaaattagtcgaaattttccgggtcatcacaagttggGTTAAATAAATGATTTAAGTTGTAAACATTTGGTCTGCTGTGTTAAACAAGCAGGAtgtatggtttttttttttttttttttttttttttttaaacttgacTTGGTTGGTAACAACAAAGTCAATGGTTGAGGTCCATACATGTATTTCGATTTATTATATGTGTAAATTGGAACATTTGCGTGTGTTATGTATGCATGAGTTCAAAATGGTGTTGATGATTTGTTAACTTTGTGTGTAACCAAGACGTTTGAATATTTTGGTTACAATTGTTAATGATAGTTGATTAGTTGACTTTGGATGTTGAATATATGTACACCTGATTGAAGAAAGCATGGTAAATTCGGTTAATACTTGATTATATTTTATTTGTTGTACATGTTCATATGTGTACTGTTTTCTGTTCAtatagtttaaattttttttccttgGAAATGGTAGTTCAATTGTTAACATGTGTAGACAGAACGTGGCCGTATGTTGTAGTTTGAACAACAGTTAACTTGTTAACATCGGTTATTATGTTTTTTTATTAAAAACATTTgatatgaataattttttttttaaagatgaaAAGGAATAGGATGTTAACAACAATCTAATTAGTTGTGGTTCATATCAGTGGTGGATTCGATTTGTATGAGCTATGGTAAATGTTAACATGTTTGGGCTGCGTATGTTCACATTGGGAGTATTCAGTTGTTAACTTGGTTTGTAAATAAATGAGTTAATTTGTTAACATTTGGTTAGTTACTATTACAAAAACCAGCGGggtattaatttttttaattttcttcACTTACTAGGTTGTTAACAAGAAGGTCAGTAGTTGAGGTGCATACTCGGGACTTTATGCAAGGAGCCTCTAGTCGCTTGGGAGGGATTACGGATGTGTTAAGTTTATTTTTCTGCTTTGGTTTGCATATGACtcgttttttttttatgtattctGACTTCGGTTATTTTGATTTATGCACATGGTTTTTGCTTGAACAATTGTAGGAAATTTCTGTTTTAATGAAAGCTTTTGTAGTTGTGCAAATggaaatattaattgtaataataaatgTAATTCGAACAATATTATATCACCCAGTTTTTTGGCAGCTGGTATTGATAAAATATGTAATTTGATTGCACTAATACCAGCCGTTTTAGGCTTTAAACTTTGATAACACTTCCAAGTACCCATCTATTGTAAGACTATGTATCGTCTCTaaatgatctatgaaaggtaaagtGTAATGGGGTAAACATTATTAGTTCAAACTCAGTAATTGTTATGTTTGTACATGGAGAGCTTAATTGATGTTGATTTTGATACATGACATTTTATAGAATTCAATGTGGCGATAAGCAACACCTAAAAAACGTATGAAGTAAAACAATATAATATGATGGAAAAACTAAATAACTTATAAAATTGCTCCTGCTATCATAAGATTGATAACAACTTTAACGATGAACACTTATGAGCACTTATGGGTCTTGTAAACTGGAATATCTGTAGGTTGCAAGTTATTAAATAACAATGTGTGTTGTACTCAAAACTGGAACACTTGAGGAACACACTTGTATACAGAATAACATTATGAAATTATAAGCACAAATATATccaacatttatattaatagttcACGTACGCTGCTtgctttttagttttttttttttaaatttcatattcTGCCCTTTCCGTTTCTGCTCTTGCAACTTCTGCTCTTTAAGCTTCATCGCTTGTATTTTATCACAGTTGCGCGAATCGTGTTTATCTTGAAGTTCGCCACATTTTTTGCACTCCCGAAATTTCCTTTTGCGTTTGTTAACATACTTTTCATCTTGACCAACCATCCGCTTTCGGCGTGATCCTTTGTTGTTTATGTTTGTGGGAGGCCTGGCTCTGATTTCATCAGGAATGGTCACATCAAGCAACACACATATCTCCTCTTCAGTGTTTTTCTCAGCAAATTGATTAGACGGCTGATTAGCATTTTCTACTAAAACCTCTTCCTTCTTCTTTTTAACAATTTCAGCAAATTCAGTTAACTGTTGCGGATTTTTTTCGAGTCTACTGACAATTACCTCCACATCTGAAATGACTTGCGAGCACAATTTTGAGGTTTCGTCGTTCATCATTTCAAATCTATGCCTTTTATCCAATAGATGTGTCGGTAGTATGTCCCTTCTCCCTCTTAATATATGTTTCTGGGATTTGCCTGATTCGGTTATTGTTGAAAACACAGAAAATATGACGACACAACCATCCATGGCGACCAAAGTGATTGCAGCTACATACAATGTTACCAACTTTGTTAAGAACAACCTGTATGGAAAACGAAATCATTATTATTTATGCTACTGATTTTACATCTTAAGTatatggtgttttttttttttttttttttggcaaaaaacatgaattatattaataaagatttttcaccaaatttgTGATGAAAAAAGAAGTACATATAGAATCCACTTGGACTTACATAATCATTGCCCAAATGAATTTGTTTCAACTTACAGTCAAGCTAAAAGAAAAAAGGGCACCTGACCTTTACACTATTAAATGGCAGAAGCATACACCCAAAACCCATCCCAAATTGCACCTAGCCCACATTATAAAAAGAACCTAGGCTGCGTCTACCATAACTGAAATTGGCTACTCGAACAACTGTTCAACGCTTTGAGCCAAAGAAACACTATGAACTTTAAATACGAAGCTATGGGGGCCCAAACGAATAAGCTCCATTAAACACGAGATCATTCCATGTAAACTATATCGCCCAAAAGGTAGCCGACCCAACTaggttaattaaaaaaaaatacttgtTGAATGCTACATAATACCTGATGtcgggaaactactttagttttcaTGTTAACATTTTGAATCTCGTATACTTAACCAACATCATCCAACAATCTGTTACGTTGATGTTGGAGTTTCGTCTTGCACGTACATGATTTTTTTTAATTTCCTCTTCATCCTGCTGTGCAAAATTCACAGTGTTCATGTAGCTTCTGCACCTCTACACTCCGTTGAATTGAATCTACATTTGTTTTGCATACAAACAACCGATGAGATAACTCACCATTTGCTTTATGTTTAGCCGTGTACTTTCTAACAGAGAAACCAGCTTTTTCAGCATAACTCTTATACATAACTAATGCTTCTCCAAGTGAATTGAACATTGTTCCTACAACGGGTTTGTGAATTGGTTGAACTTCGGGTATGAAATATCTGCTACCATTTAGAGTATAGAATGGAACACTAAAACTAGATGCACCTATTAACATAAGAGTGAAAACATAAATGGTATGTGAAATAAATATGAAACAATAAAATTTAAAACACAAACAAATATCAAACGATATTTTTACTGCTTATTAATTTGAAATGTATGATAATATGTCAATATCAAATTCATAAACAAGAACACAACAGTGAGAATGTTAGAGTAAcagtgtaacgacccgccaaaatcgctattgacggcgccgtcaacttaggtcccgttacgtggtcatagtccctaaatgagacacgtttgaccaaaaattatgtcgcattcattgaaAACGTGtaggacttgcaaagtttagtttaccaaacggttcgacaacaagtttgagtttacaaaagttgtaaagtgtaaatgaaataacttgcgacataatataagttgaaaattcacgaatgctatcaatagcgcatgtatgtatgctttaagtttgaatccaagggtgctatcactagcgtatgcatgtatgcttgaccccaagcaagtaatcaaagtatgcggaagcatgtatcgaatagccaagtatgaacatgagaaacatatagaaaactgtcaacgcaaaaacgttggtgaaatcataggtgtatttgtaaacgtatgtttttgaaccacaatgtgaaaagaataacaagttcttgttccgcAAGACGCTTCCTTAAGTTTGCTATATGGAATGTAGAATGAACTGAACTTAATTGAGTTGGGGGTTCgaaacggtaagtaacgggtccaatacgctccaagatttcaaaaggatcaatataccGCGGTTTTAGCTTTCCACGTTcctcgaaatggattacacctttccaaggtgcgacttttaacattacgcggttaaccgcttggaattcgagaggtttacgtataACATCGGCATAGTTCATTCGACGACTACGGGTCGTTTTGGGTCTTTCTTGAATGTGAATAAATTTTCTCGATCGTTCATGAAAAATCTCGGGCTCGGTgaattgattatcatttacttggttcgacaaaggaggacgacgtttccggtcatataaaacttcaaaaggtgtgacgttaagactcgaATGAATACTATCGTAGTAAGAGATATCGGCTAAGGATAAAAATACAGGTTCGTATTATGttctccaaggtttgaatcgtacgtttgcttgatccgtcggtttatggatgatacgcggtactcatgtttaaacgtgttcccaaggcttcttgtaaatctagaagtggaacgagtatctcgattcgaaataaatgacaatggcacaccgtgttggaatagaattcccATAATACATAGTTGTACAAGTTtttcccatcttgtcggtttctgaaaacgtttgttggatcaagtttcttatcggtttctgaaaaacgttcattaggactattcaccctcgtagcgaatactagtataatgtgaagagtctctctctccattgagagattGTATGATAAGATctccttatacggaagtatgagCGAAATGATAGTAGGAGTTTCCGCCTCAATGTGAGCACATCAAGCATTTTGTACTTCGTCGATAAAACCGTGCGAAGCGAGATAGTACGCGTAGTTATATATGTTttggagttgagtagtagttggccgtttaTCGGAAGCATAAGGATGATAAGTTAatgaagaaagaggtatccttggattgtgtgttatcttgggtccggtaatatcagacggtaacagtGAAATAACGGAGTTATGTAACGttgtacgtggtgatgagaaagtTGATCGAGCCCATAACCAGGTATCCAAATTTCTTcaggcaaaataacgaatttcagtctctttgatttcgagtcgagagaggaggtctttcaggtgttcacttagaaatattttcatatttgagttccatttgcgCTGCACGAATTtgactagtaaggttggtgtggataatcacgtttaaagttcggacacggagaggtttaatttcttcctttcggctcaaggcatcggctacaacatttgccttgcccggatggtaacgaagttcacaatcataatcattcaacgtttcagtccaccgtcgttgtctcgcgTTGAGtcgtttttgatcgaaaatgtgttgaaggcttttgtggtcggtgaaagcagtacttttggtcccataaggatagtgtctccacagtttaggCGCaaggacaacggctccaagttcgagatcgtgtgtcgTGTAGCTTTGTTCGTAAATTTCCAATCGTCGAGAAacgtaagcgataaccttctttcgttgtatgaacacacacccaaaaccttgtttgGAGGCGTTACAAAATATACgataaaatcatcattgccttcgggaagagataagataagAATGGTGGTCAACTTCCTCTTTAAGATTTGAAATGACGACTCTTGTTCGGCgaaccaaacgaatttctttccttgtgagttaacgaggTTTATGGACGTGCAACCAAGAGAAATCTTCGACgaatctacgataataaccggcgagtcctaaaaattgacgaatatgaataggagtagtgggggtttcccaattacttatggcttcgatttt
The window above is part of the Rutidosis leptorrhynchoides isolate AG116_Rl617_1_P2 chromosome 1, CSIRO_AGI_Rlap_v1, whole genome shotgun sequence genome. Proteins encoded here:
- the LOC139868028 gene encoding uncharacterized protein — its product is MDGCVVIFSVFSTITESGKSQKHILRGRRDILPTHLLDKRHRFEMMNDETSKLCSQVISDVEVIVSRLEKNPQQLTEFAEIVKKKKEEVLVENANQPSNQFAEKNTEEEICVLLDVTIPDEIRARPPTNINNKGSRRKRMVGQDEKYVNKRKRKFRECKKCGELQDKHDSRNCDKIQAMKLKEQKLQEQKRKGQNMKFKKKKLKSKQRT